Proteins from one Triticum aestivum cultivar Chinese Spring chromosome 7A, IWGSC CS RefSeq v2.1, whole genome shotgun sequence genomic window:
- the LOC123148694 gene encoding uncharacterized protein — translation MRWHSEGCTKDGLIRHPAGSPAWKHFDAIHKDFSSEVCNVRFGLGADGFNPFGNMNLSYSIWPIVLIPYNLPPWICMKQSNFILSVIIPGKKSPGKDMDVYMQLTIDDLLDLWNDGVWTYDASRSKKFILRAALLWTISDWPGRGSSSGENIVVCSHCLSETCSLWLKNGHRKCYMGHRRFLEPNHEFRFDAESFDGFEEHREPPVPLSSHAISILTKDMKTTYGKLQQKSSRKRHRNQVDENDISVQQDTSIFRKRSCFFQLPYWETLLLRHNLDPMHIEKNVFENIAHTLLNVSKRSKDNLNACLDLQQLNIRQDQHPDLTGSKPYLPPALYYLDSHGAKMFCQVLKDARFPEGYASNLHNKVDIVRKRLNGLKSHDCHIIMSDLLPLAIRRTLPEDVCIPLMRLCNYFKQLYSKVINVSEIQKLEDEIPEIMCQLEKVFPPAFFDIMEHLTIHLATEVRIAGLVHYRSMWAVERFLGKLKSMIHTLSHPEGSIAEGYVLGDTLTFCSRYLHGCPTIFTQTGRHNDCIGPNDSTNHQTYLRIVGRPLFGPCVEELDYTSSIQAQRYVLVNYPHIAPYVQQHHDILSAGQGKRIRDVEHDHHNSFHTWFADHKLKS, via the exons ATGAGGTGGCACAGCGAAGGCTGCACAAAGGACGGCTTGATACGACACCCAGCTGGTTCACCTGCATGGAAACACTTTGATGCTATTCACAAAGACTTCAGTTCAGAAGTTTGCAATGTTAGATTTGGATTGGGAGCTGATGGTTTCAACCCTTTTGGAAATATGAATCTCTCATATAGCATATGGCCTATCGTCTTGATCCCCTACAACCTTCCTCCATGGATTTGTATGAAGCAATCAAACTTTATCCTCTCTGTCATCATTCCTGGTAAAAAATCTCCAGGGAAAGACATGGATGTTTACATGCAGCTGACCATAGATGATCTTCTGGATCTTTGGAATGATGGAGTCTGGACTTATGATGCCTCTCGATCTAAGAAGTTTATCTTACGTGCCGCACTACTATGGACAATAAGTGATTGGCCTGGGCGTGGATCATCGTCTGGAGAAAATATAGTAGTTTGCTCCCATTGTCTATCAGAGACATGCTCTCTTTGGTTAAAGAATGGACATAGGAAATGCTATATGGGACATCGCAGATTCTTGGAACCTAATCACGAGTTTCGATTTGATGCTGAGTCATTTGATGGTTTTGAGGAACATCGAGAGCCTCCCGTTCCCCTTTCATCACATGCTATTTCAATATTGACAAAGGACATGAAAACTACATATGGGAAACTGCAGCAGAAGAGCAGCAGGAAGCGACACCGTAATCAGGTAGATGAGAATGATATAAGCGTGCAGCAAGACACTTCAATATTCAGAAAGAGAAGTTGCTTCTTTCAGCTGCCATACTGGGAAACACTTCTATTGCGTCATAATCTGGATCCTATGCACATAGAGAAGAATGTGTTTGAGAATATTGCCCATACCCTTCTGAATGTTAGCAAAAGATCAAAGGATAATCTAAATGCATGTCTTGACCTACAACAATTGAATATACGCCAAGACCAACATCCAGATTTAACTGGGAGTAAACCATACCTACCTCCAGCATTATACTACTTGGATTCACACGGTGCTAAGATGTTTTGCCAGGTTCTAAAGGATGCTAGGTTTCCTGAGGGCTATGCATCCAACTTGCACAACAAAGTGGATATAGTGAGAAAGAGATTAAATGGACTAAAGAGCCATGACTGTCATATTATAATGAGTGATCTGTTGCCCTTAGCCATTAGGAGAACTTTGCCTGAAGATGTTTGTATTCCATTGATGCGTTTGTGCAACTACTTCAAGCAATTATACTCTAAGGTTATCAATGTGAGTGAGATACAAAAGTTGGAGGATGAGATTCCTGAAATCATGTGCCAATTGGAGAAAGTATTTCCTCCTGCCTTTTTTGACATCATGGAACACTTGACCATTCATCTTGCAACTGAAGTACGGATTGCTGGACTGGTGCATTACCGAAGCATGTGGGCTGTTGAGAGGTTTTTGGGCAAGCTAAAGAGTATGATCCATACGCTAAGTCACCCAGAGGGATCAATAGCAGAGGGATATGTTTTGGGTGATACTCTTACATTTTGCTCAAGATATTTGCATGGTTGTCCAACCATATTCACTCAAACAGGACGACATAATGATTGTATTGGCCCCAATGACTCGACAAACCATCAAACATACTTGAGAATAGTCGGTCGTCCTTTATTTGGTCCTTGTGTTGAAGAACTAGACTACACGTCATCGATCCAAGCTCAAAGATATGTGTTGGTCAATTACCCCCACATTGCTCCATATGTCCA ACAACATCATGATATTCTATCAGCGGGTCAAGGCAAAAGGATACGTGATGTAGAACATGACCATCACAATAGTTTCCACACTTGGTTTGCTGACCAT AAGTTAAAGTCTTAG
- the LOC123148695 gene encoding YTH domain-containing protein 1, with translation MMTSGSRSDAFNQSHVSDHERRLNELKYKVREVNLPQMECINVMKQMKTEASNRDKLKHFTMDSRAEEDVDLRSHEGSGEETESEDGEDGSEHGDETESEDEEGESRQEDEHEEEEEVRQEQEQTHEVVEKTRRGPTHLRRFWKEHDVDNKINLKFNRFGQPCGLNTCKLSNFIGTLVKGKEMSLAAQNWSKVPKLEKEKLWGSVQAFFNIDESYKRWVLRSASKKWKDFKVVLKRKYYKADLSRARNILNGCDNRIPIGQWEWLVKHWRTEKAKEKSERNKATRASQLEGCNGTHTAGSRSFAVVLDQMEMVEGSEIGRAELYMVTHTKNNGYPVNQQRRSKNG, from the exons ATGATGACTTCGGGATCAAGATCTGATGCATTCAATCAGTCCCATGTGTCTGACCATGAACGAAGACTGAATGAGCTGAAATATAAAGTCAGAGAAGTTAATCTACCACAAATGGAATGCATCAATGTTATGAAACAAATGAAAACAGAAGCTTCAAACAGGGATAAATTAAAACACTTCACTATG GATTCcagagctgaagaagatgttgacttaAGGAGCCATGAGGGAAGTGGTGAGGAAACTGAATCGGAAGATGGAGAAGATGGCTCTGAACATGGTGATGAAACTGAATCGGAAGATGAAGAAGGTGAGTCTAGACAAGAAgatgaacatgaagaagaagaggaagttcGACAAGAACAAGAGCAAACACATG AAGTTGTAGAGAAGACTAGAAGAGGACCTACTCACTTGAGGCGCTTCTGGAAAGAACATGATGTTGATAACAAGATTAATTTGAAGTTCAACAGATTTGGCCAGCCATGTGGTTTGAATACTTGCAAGCTGTCAAATTTTATTGGAACCCTAGTGAAAGGAAAAGAAATGTCCTTAGCTGCTCAAAACTGGAGCAAAGTACCAAAGTTGGAGAAAGAAAAGTTGTGGGGTTCTGTCCAG GCTTTTTTCAACATTGATGAGTCATACAAAAGATGGGTGTTGAGATCAGCTAGTAAAAAATGGAAAGACTTCAAGGTTGTTTTAAAGAGGAAATACTACAAAGCTGATTTGTCACGGGCACGGAATATTCTTAATGGTTGTGATAATAGAATTCCAATTGGACAGTGGGAGTGGCTAGTAAAACACTGGAGAACAGAGAAAGCTAAG GAAAAATCTGAGAGAAACAAAGCCACTCGGGCATCACAACTCGAGGGATGCAACGGGACCCACACGGCTGGGTCACGAAGTTTTGCAGTTGTCCTTGATCAAATG GAGATGGTAGAGGGTAGTGAAATTGGGCGTGCCGAGCTTTACATGGTTACGCATACAAAAAACAATGGATATCCAGTCAACCAACAAAGGCGGAGTAAAAATG GATGA